From Peromyscus maniculatus bairdii isolate BWxNUB_F1_BW_parent chromosome 8, HU_Pman_BW_mat_3.1, whole genome shotgun sequence, a single genomic window includes:
- the Ccdc78 gene encoding coiled-coil domain-containing protein 78, giving the protein MEDVAAPGPRPGAPLQVTENVVPGTEDWLPRVSGHPAWATNLETEYQTDPELSEKQRLQISKELVDLQIATHHLREQHEAEVFELKKEVLRLESRVLELEQHGDCKGHRVQPAASPGHHQVPPQEPSGGQQRLQEELKWVLEHHRVRQQALETRVAVLGQQLQGAREEARTAGQRLAAQAMVLSTCQGQLRQAEAENAQLQLQLKKLNEEYAVRLQHYAKETVETANSTGRAALQSFLEATLRDIRAAHRSREQQLAQAARTYRKRLADLSRGQELLLTTCRATFTTAIDLEPSPMHWATDLSHQRENEYGRRRTLLQHPEKGPGETSKDGRSQPLALDTASWAQIQKQLQDFCQDTQAELERERAQLMVRATMAEQQLSELQEYVDQHLGRYKQEIQRLRKLVNTGDRQEVEAMPSTRTQRPRSRSH; this is encoded by the exons ATGGAGGATGTGGCAGCCCCAGGCCCCAGGCCAGGGGCCCCACTTCAAGTCACAGAGAAT GTTGTTCCAGGAACTGAGGACTGGTTGCCAAGAGTTTCTGGacacccagcctgggctaccaacctGGAGACAGAGTATCAGACAGATCCAGAGCTGAGTGAGAAGCAGCGGTTGCAG ATTTCCAAGGAGCTGGTTGATCTTCAGATTGCAACCCATCACCTTCGTGAACAACATGAAGCTGAAGTCTTCGAGCTGAAGAAGGAA GTTCTTCGACTGGAAAGCCGGGTGCTAGAGCTAGAGCAGCATGGTGACTGCAAGGGACATAGAGTCCAACCAGCAGCCAGTCCAGGGCACCACCAGGTGCCACCACAAGAG CCATCGGGAGGACAGCAGAGGCTGCAGGAAGAATTGAAATGGGTCCTGGAGCATCACAGAGTCAGGCAGCAGGCGCTGGAGACACGAGT GGCAGTCCTAGGCCAGCAGCTGCAGGGAGCCCGAGAGGAAGCCAGGACAGCTGGTCAGCGCCTGGCTGCCCAAGCCATG GTGCTGTCTACCTGTCAGGGTCAGCTCCGGCAGGCTGAAGCCGAAAATGCTCAGCTGCAGTTGCAGCTGAAGAAGTTGAATGAGGAGTACGCTGTCCGGCTGCAGCACTATGCCAAAGAGACAGTG GAGACTGCCAACAGCACGGGTCGGGCAGCCCTTCAGTCGTTCCTGGAGGCCACTCTGCGGGACATTCGGGCCGCACACCGAAGCCGAGAGCAACAACTGGCCCAGGCTGCCCGGACCTACCGCAAGCGCCTGGCAGATCTGAGCCGGGGGCAGGAGTTGCTGCTAACCACCTGCAG GGCTACCTTCACAACAGCCATCGACCTGGAGCCATCACCCATGCACTGGGCCACCGACCTCAGCCACCAAAGGGAGAATGAG TATGGCAGACGCAGGACACTGCTACAGCACCCCGAGAAAGGACCTGGCGAAACTTCCAAGGACGGCAggtcacagccact GGCCCTGGATACTGCATCCTGGGCCCAAATccagaagcagctgcaggacttcTGCCAGGACACCCAG GCAGAGCTGGAACGAGAGCGGGCACAGCTGATGGTCCGGGCCACCATGGCAGAGCAGCAGCTCTCTGAGCTACAGGAGTATGTGGACCAGCACTTGGGCAG GTACAAgcaggaaatccagagactgaGGAAGTTGGTGAATACAGGAGACCGCCAGGAAGTAGAAGCCATGCCTTCCACTAGGACCCAGCGCCCAAGGTCCCGGAGTCACTAG